A window of the Nibribacter ruber genome harbors these coding sequences:
- a CDS encoding DUF2461 domain-containing protein, producing the protein MKKYLDTSTLDFVRDLRNNNNREWFAANKSRYEAAKNDFIAFLETLLPAVAAFEPAVANQQPKDLIFRIYRDVRFSNDKRPYKDHICAYMADGGRKTINPGFYLHISPNNESFLAGGVWMPPAPELKAIRQEIDYNWQELQDLVAAPSFQKYFKGLGGDKLKTTPKGYDSENPAIELLRHKSWNASHTFPDAVVTSAQFFEECLAVMQAVKPINDFFLRPMLELKGETV; encoded by the coding sequence ATGAAAAAATACTTAGATACCTCCACGTTAGACTTCGTCAGAGACCTCAGAAACAACAACAACCGCGAGTGGTTTGCCGCGAACAAATCTCGGTACGAGGCTGCCAAAAATGACTTCATCGCTTTCCTGGAAACCCTGCTGCCGGCGGTGGCTGCCTTTGAGCCGGCCGTGGCCAACCAGCAGCCCAAGGACCTTATTTTTAGGATTTACCGCGATGTGCGCTTCTCCAACGACAAGCGTCCGTATAAGGACCATATTTGTGCGTACATGGCAGACGGCGGAAGAAAGACCATCAACCCGGGTTTCTACCTGCACATCAGCCCCAACAACGAGTCCTTTCTGGCAGGCGGTGTCTGGATGCCGCCCGCACCTGAGTTGAAAGCAATCAGACAGGAGATTGACTACAACTGGCAGGAGTTGCAGGACTTGGTAGCGGCTCCGTCGTTCCAAAAATATTTCAAAGGCCTAGGCGGTGACAAACTGAAAACTACGCCCAAGGGCTATGACAGCGAGAACCCCGCCATTGAGTTGCTGAGACACAAGAGCTGGAACGCCAGCCATACCTTCCCAGATGCCGTGGTAACCAGTGCCCAGTTTTTTGAGGAATGTCTGGCGGTGATGCAGGCCGTAAAACCCATTAATGACTTCTTCCTTCGTCCAATGCTGGAGCTGAAGGGAGAGACAGTGTAA
- a CDS encoding DUF3885 domain-containing protein, with translation MTIKQAYRQFLEQNFQGLRIKAPLFFNWGKGLRFDLQVGETDTDQYFQEVVRRATALFEATFQQTDTIYLVLQERTGKRGKIRFSNYCFNQISGLKEEDVAYSKVNRLYDSADNTEIWNVAVVKLTINRVNYKNIIEAISVMDFPPRQPRLDSRGFLTNKQIFFLNVDKKLIYHMYDDRGLDIVAKEKETLLPVYTEFNDWILECNREQIENTFKK, from the coding sequence TTGACGATTAAGCAAGCTTATAGACAGTTCCTAGAACAAAATTTCCAAGGTCTGAGAATCAAAGCCCCGTTATTTTTTAATTGGGGTAAGGGATTAAGATTTGATCTCCAAGTGGGAGAAACCGACACAGACCAATACTTTCAGGAGGTGGTTAGAAGGGCAACAGCTTTGTTTGAAGCTACCTTTCAACAAACTGATACCATTTATTTAGTCCTTCAAGAGCGCACTGGCAAACGCGGCAAGATTAGGTTCTCAAATTACTGCTTCAATCAAATTAGTGGGCTTAAGGAAGAGGACGTGGCGTACTCAAAAGTAAATAGACTTTATGACTCCGCAGACAACACTGAAATCTGGAACGTGGCAGTAGTCAAACTCACAATTAACAGAGTAAATTACAAGAATATAATTGAGGCCATTAGCGTGATGGATTTTCCGCCAAGGCAACCAAGACTAGACAGCAGGGGATTCCTTACCAATAAACAGATTTTCTTTCTGAATGTAGACAAGAAACTCATTTACCATATGTATGACGACCGAGGCTTAGATATTGTAGCAAAAGAGAAAGAAACCTTACTACCCGTTTACACCGAGTTCAATGATTGGATTCTTGAATGCAACCGTGAGCAGATTGAAAACACATTTAAGAAGTAG
- a CDS encoding anti-sigma factor produces MLSAAANFYFFYQWKDAEQELAIAQQSMKQYAYETSQLQYRTDRTENFLSVVRDPQTQSIALKGVSQHATAAAKVFWNQETKEVFQDPASLPAAPSDRQYQLWALVDGKPVDAGVVASSSDALLRMKTIEKAQAFAVTLEPKGGSVNPTLEAMYVMGGI; encoded by the coding sequence TTGCTGAGCGCCGCGGCCAACTTCTATTTCTTCTATCAATGGAAAGACGCCGAGCAGGAACTTGCCATAGCCCAGCAGTCTATGAAGCAGTACGCCTATGAGACTAGCCAGTTACAATACCGCACAGACCGCACTGAGAACTTCTTGTCTGTGGTGCGAGACCCGCAGACCCAGTCCATTGCCTTGAAAGGAGTGTCTCAGCATGCCACTGCCGCCGCCAAAGTCTTCTGGAACCAAGAAACCAAAGAGGTGTTCCAGGACCCGGCCTCTTTACCAGCCGCCCCAAGTGACAGACAGTACCAGCTCTGGGCCTTGGTAGATGGCAAACCCGTAGATGCTGGCGTAGTGGCTTCTTCATCAGATGCGTTGCTTAGAATGAAAACCATTGAAAAAGCCCAGGCCTTTGCCGTCACCCTTGAACCGAAAGGTGGCAGTGTGAACCCCACGCTGGAAGCCATGTATGTGATGGGCGGCATTTAA
- a CDS encoding MFS transporter encodes MVYALLSFPLGILADKIGLKPVLLAGFAAFAAVYVGMAYATNLYLFLGLFLLYGFYAASTEGISKAWISNITDKKHTATAIGTYTGLQSICTMLASSLTGFIWYRYGATSAFLTTSLATLLVVIYFFTVPSPQTVQVEAA; translated from the coding sequence CTGGTCTACGCCTTGCTGTCCTTCCCGCTAGGGATTCTGGCAGATAAAATTGGGTTGAAACCAGTCCTTTTAGCAGGGTTTGCGGCTTTTGCGGCCGTGTATGTGGGCATGGCATATGCCACCAACCTATACCTTTTCTTAGGGCTGTTCTTGCTTTATGGATTTTACGCCGCCTCCACCGAGGGTATCTCCAAGGCCTGGATTTCTAACATCACAGATAAAAAACACACCGCCACCGCCATTGGCACCTACACCGGCTTGCAAAGCATTTGCACCATGCTGGCCAGTTCACTCACCGGCTTTATCTGGTATAGGTATGGGGCCACGTCCGCCTTTCTCACCACATCCCTCGCCACTCTGCTGGTGGTCATATATTTCTTTACCGTACCCAGCCCGCAAACCGTTCAAGTAGAGGCTGCTTAG